A single region of the Pseudomonas sp. VD-NE ins genome encodes:
- a CDS encoding metal ABC transporter solute-binding protein, Zn/Mn family, with protein sequence MTFSLRKLTLAMTLCGVVCTPLMAAENAKPLRVLASLPITFGLGEVLLKGTDVSLERAAPANLPGSRQTAYFTGRGAPALSKLATGADAVIGVRSLWADDPLYPIARRSNIRIVEVDAARPVDGALPGIAVQADLKIDGLNSQPWLASNNMGRMADVMAADLVRLAPNAKPAIEANLATLKQRLLKLSADSEARLANADNLSVLSLSDHFGYLIGSLNLELVGEDPRPDTEWTPQDLKKLTATLKDNDVAVVLHHRQPSDAVKAAIAESGSRLVVLSTDAADPVAELEGNVDLVLKGLSGA encoded by the coding sequence ATGACTTTTTCACTGCGCAAACTGACCCTGGCCATGACCCTGTGCGGCGTGGTCTGCACACCATTGATGGCTGCCGAAAATGCTAAACCGCTGCGAGTGCTGGCCTCGTTGCCGATCACCTTTGGCTTGGGCGAAGTGCTACTCAAAGGCACTGACGTCAGTCTGGAACGTGCGGCACCCGCCAATTTGCCGGGCAGTCGCCAGACCGCGTATTTCACCGGTCGCGGTGCGCCGGCGCTGAGCAAACTGGCAACCGGCGCTGACGCGGTGATTGGCGTGCGCTCACTGTGGGCCGATGATCCGCTGTACCCGATCGCCCGTCGGAGCAATATCCGCATCGTTGAAGTCGATGCCGCGCGTCCGGTGGATGGCGCCCTGCCCGGCATCGCCGTACAAGCGGATCTGAAGATTGATGGTTTGAACAGTCAACCGTGGCTGGCGAGCAACAACATGGGGCGCATGGCGGATGTGATGGCGGCGGATCTGGTGCGCCTGGCACCGAATGCCAAGCCTGCGATCGAAGCGAATCTGGCGACGTTGAAGCAGCGTTTGCTGAAGCTCAGCGCCGACAGCGAGGCGCGTCTGGCCAACGCCGACAATCTGAGCGTGTTGAGTTTGAGCGATCATTTCGGCTATTTGATCGGCAGTCTGAATCTGGAGCTGGTCGGCGAGGATCCACGACCTGATACGGAGTGGACGCCCCAGGATCTGAAAAAACTCACGGCAACGCTCAAGGACAATGATGTCGCGGTGGTGCTGCATCATCGGCAGCCATCGGACGCGGTGAAAGCGGCAATTGCCGAGTCGGGCAGCCGACTGGTGGTGCTGAGTACCGATGCGGCGGATCCGGTGGCGGAGCTGGAAGGCAATGTGGATTTGGTGCTGAAGGGTTTGAGCGGGGCGTGA
- a CDS encoding ATP-binding protein, with protein sequence MSLRLRLSLTLGAAFALIWALAAAWMLSDLRNQMMFSLDQRLVASARMVAGLLEQLPTLPSKGEGTHFSAEQLNIPGGMACQVSSLRGEILARSHNNPEQALEAEKMGFHDQMIDGAPWRSFTLARGDVRITTADRQIEREALNMSILLAASVPVGVALLGCLCLLWLGIGQGLAPLNRLREALMRRNADSLEPLQIQTFPSELKPLLETQNQLFQRIGKTIERERRLTGDAAHELRSPLTAIKTHLQVARMTDGSARDQSLARAEEGADRLHRTLEQLLLLARVEGSLSFDDGSQCSAEQVARLAIQDATGGERLRIKLKLPTDLSAAPLQMPAVLSIAALRNLLDNALRHTLEDCAVELSLETIGNRVRFVVRDHGPGIAPDDLQHLTQRFWRNGQSTGCGLGLAIVQAIVQRCDCALHFDSRPDGLRVELTMPLQPV encoded by the coding sequence ATGAGCCTGCGACTGCGCCTGAGCCTGACCCTCGGCGCCGCGTTTGCGCTGATCTGGGCGCTGGCGGCGGCCTGGATGCTCAGTGATTTGCGCAATCAGATGATGTTCTCCCTCGACCAGCGTCTGGTTGCATCGGCGCGCATGGTTGCCGGGCTGCTGGAACAGTTGCCGACACTGCCGAGCAAAGGCGAGGGCACTCACTTCAGTGCCGAGCAATTGAATATTCCCGGCGGCATGGCCTGTCAGGTCAGTTCGTTGCGCGGGGAAATTCTCGCGCGCAGTCACAACAATCCCGAACAAGCGCTGGAAGCCGAGAAAATGGGCTTCCATGACCAGATGATCGACGGCGCGCCGTGGCGCAGCTTCACCCTCGCCCGCGGCGATGTGCGCATCACCACCGCCGACCGGCAGATCGAGCGCGAAGCCCTGAACATGTCGATTCTGCTGGCGGCGTCGGTGCCGGTGGGTGTGGCCTTGCTCGGTTGTCTGTGTTTGCTATGGCTGGGCATCGGCCAGGGGCTGGCGCCGCTCAACCGACTGCGTGAAGCGTTGATGCGGCGCAATGCCGACTCGCTTGAGCCGTTGCAGATCCAGACCTTCCCCAGTGAACTGAAGCCGCTGCTCGAAACGCAAAACCAGTTGTTCCAGCGCATTGGCAAGACCATCGAGCGCGAACGCCGTCTGACCGGTGACGCGGCCCATGAACTGCGCAGCCCACTGACGGCGATCAAGACGCACCTGCAAGTCGCGCGCATGACCGATGGCAGTGCCCGCGATCAATCGCTGGCGCGGGCGGAGGAGGGCGCCGATCGCTTGCATCGCACCCTTGAGCAATTGCTGTTGCTGGCGCGGGTAGAGGGCAGTCTGTCGTTCGATGACGGTTCGCAATGCAGTGCCGAGCAAGTGGCACGTCTGGCGATCCAGGACGCCACGGGGGGAGAGCGTTTGCGCATCAAACTGAAGCTGCCCACCGACCTGTCGGCTGCACCGCTGCAGATGCCGGCCGTGCTGTCGATTGCGGCGCTGCGCAACCTGCTCGACAACGCCTTGCGCCATACGCTCGAAGACTGTGCGGTTGAGCTGAGCCTGGAAACCATTGGCAACCGTGTTCGTTTTGTCGTGCGCGACCATGGCCCGGGGATTGCGCCGGATGACCTGCAACACTTGACCCAACGCTTCTGGCGTAACGGCCAGAGCACCGGATGCGGCCTCGGTTTGGCAATTGTCCAGGCGATTGTCCAGCGTTGTGACTGCGCCCTGCATTTCGACAGCCGTCCGGATGGCCTGCGCGTCGAACTGACCATGCCGTTGCAGCCTGTCTGA
- a CDS encoding aspartate aminotransferase family protein: protein MSVATSLIEESSSRVTSAPAETLYQFNESPLLARQAQQESNARSYPRRIPLALKRAKGLYVEDVEGRTFIDCLAGAGTLALGHNHPVVIEAIQQVLADELPLHTLDLTTPVKDQFVQDLFGLLPPALAAEAKIQFCGPTGTDAVEAALKLVRTATGRSTVLSFSGGYHGMSQGALSLMGSLGPKKPLGALLSNGVQFMPFPYDYRCPFGLGGEAGVKANLSYLENLLNDPEAGVQLPAAVIVEAVQGEGGVIPADIEWLRGLRRITEKAGVALIVDEIQSGFARTGKMFAFEHAGIIPDVVVLSKAIGGSLPLAVVVYRDWLDTWQPGAHAGTFRGNQMAMAAGSAVMRYLVEHKVCEHAAAMGERLSEHLRILQRDFPQLGDIRGCGLMLGVELVEPNGTPDALGHPPAFARLAPLVQRECLKRGLILELGGRHGAVVRFLPPLVITAAEIDRVAEIFGRALAAATTAL, encoded by the coding sequence ATGTCAGTCGCCACCAGCCTTATCGAAGAGTCGTCGTCCCGGGTTACCTCGGCGCCGGCCGAAACGTTGTACCAGTTCAATGAGTCGCCATTGCTGGCCCGTCAGGCTCAACAGGAATCCAACGCGCGCAGCTATCCACGGCGCATTCCGCTGGCCCTGAAGCGCGCCAAAGGCTTGTATGTTGAAGACGTCGAAGGGCGCACCTTCATCGACTGCCTGGCCGGCGCCGGCACGCTGGCACTGGGGCATAACCACCCGGTGGTGATCGAAGCGATCCAGCAGGTGCTGGCCGATGAATTGCCACTGCACACTCTCGACCTGACCACGCCGGTCAAGGATCAGTTCGTCCAGGACCTGTTCGGTTTGCTGCCGCCCGCCCTCGCGGCTGAAGCGAAAATCCAGTTCTGCGGCCCGACCGGCACCGATGCGGTGGAAGCGGCGTTGAAGCTGGTACGCACGGCGACCGGGCGCAGCACCGTGCTGTCGTTTTCCGGCGGTTACCACGGCATGAGCCAGGGCGCGCTGAGCCTGATGGGCAGCCTGGGCCCGAAGAAACCGCTGGGCGCGCTGCTCAGCAACGGCGTGCAGTTCATGCCGTTCCCGTATGACTACCGTTGCCCGTTCGGCCTCGGTGGCGAAGCAGGCGTGAAGGCTAACCTGAGCTACCTGGAAAACCTCCTCAACGACCCCGAGGCCGGCGTGCAACTGCCTGCTGCGGTGATCGTCGAGGCGGTACAGGGCGAAGGCGGCGTGATTCCGGCGGACATCGAGTGGCTGCGCGGTTTGCGCCGGATCACCGAGAAGGCTGGTGTGGCGCTGATCGTCGACGAGATCCAGAGCGGTTTCGCCCGCACCGGCAAGATGTTTGCCTTCGAGCATGCCGGCATCATCCCGGATGTGGTGGTGTTGTCCAAAGCCATCGGCGGCAGCCTGCCGTTGGCCGTGGTGGTCTATCGCGACTGGCTTGACACCTGGCAACCGGGCGCGCATGCCGGCACCTTTCGTGGCAATCAGATGGCCATGGCGGCAGGTTCTGCGGTGATGCGTTACCTGGTCGAACACAAGGTCTGCGAACACGCCGCCGCCATGGGCGAGCGCCTGAGCGAACACCTGCGCATCCTGCAACGCGACTTCCCGCAACTGGGCGACATTCGCGGTTGTGGCCTGATGCTTGGCGTTGAACTGGTCGAGCCGAACGGCACACCGGATGCGCTCGGTCATCCGCCGGCGTTTGCGCGACTGGCGCCGCTGGTCCAGCGCGAATGCCTCAAGCGCGGGCTGATTCTGGAGCTGGGCGGTCGGCACGGCGCGGTGGTGCGTTTCCTGCCACCACTGGTGATCACTGCCGCCGAGATCGACCGCGTTGCGGAAATCTTTGGTCGAGCTTTGGCCGCTGCCACCACGGCGCTGTAA
- a CDS encoding metal ABC transporter permease: MSYEAFRLMVQGWASSGYLPEALAYGFVVNALLAGLLIGPVLGGLGTLVVVKRFAFFSEAVGHAALTGVAIGILLGEPYTGPYGSLFGYCLLFGILLNYLRNRTGLAPDTLIGVFLSVSLALGASLLLILAGKINVHILENVLFGSVLTVNGNDLAVLAIVGSLVMALALPLYNRIMLASFNPQLAAVRGVAVKTLDYLFVILVTLITVAAVKVIGAILVGALLVIPAAAARLLSQSLKGFFWCSVLIATVSTLCGILAPIVFDLPIPSGAAIILVAGIAFALAAIARGVVPSLKGNLG; encoded by the coding sequence ATGAGTTACGAAGCCTTTCGTTTGATGGTGCAAGGCTGGGCCTCCTCCGGTTACCTGCCGGAGGCGCTGGCCTACGGTTTTGTGGTCAATGCGCTACTTGCCGGGCTGTTGATCGGCCCGGTACTCGGCGGCCTCGGCACGCTGGTGGTGGTCAAGCGTTTCGCGTTTTTCTCCGAAGCGGTGGGCCACGCTGCGCTGACCGGTGTCGCCATCGGTATTCTGCTCGGCGAACCTTACACCGGCCCCTATGGCAGCCTGTTCGGTTACTGCCTGTTGTTCGGCATTCTGCTCAATTACCTGCGCAACCGCACCGGTCTGGCACCGGACACACTGATCGGCGTGTTCCTCTCGGTGTCGTTGGCACTGGGCGCGAGTCTGCTGCTGATTCTGGCGGGCAAGATCAATGTGCACATTCTCGAGAACGTATTGTTCGGCTCAGTGCTGACCGTCAACGGCAACGATCTGGCGGTGCTGGCCATCGTCGGTTCGCTGGTCATGGCCCTGGCCTTGCCGCTGTACAACCGCATCATGCTCGCCAGTTTCAACCCGCAACTGGCTGCGGTGCGCGGGGTGGCGGTGAAGACCCTGGATTATCTGTTCGTGATTCTGGTGACGTTGATCACCGTGGCGGCGGTGAAAGTCATCGGTGCGATTCTGGTCGGTGCACTGCTGGTGATCCCAGCGGCGGCGGCGCGTTTGCTCAGCCAGTCGCTCAAGGGCTTTTTCTGGTGCTCGGTGCTGATCGCCACGGTCAGCACGCTGTGCGGGATTCTGGCGCCCATCGTGTTTGATCTGCCGATTCCGTCCGGCGCCGCGATCATTCTGGTCGCCGGCATCGCTTTCGCCCTCGCCGCCATTGCGCGCGGGGTTGTCCCGAGTCTGAAAGGGAATCTTGGATAA
- a CDS encoding metal ABC transporter ATP-binding protein, giving the protein MTSKETISNELQSPVGASLLAKAPGQPTSLSNDTPHSRASRIVAPSLPQVCGPTLDFAGVGLTLGRTTILDNVTFQVQPGSVHALVGPNGGGKSSLIKTLLGQMPHQGQLSLQWPDEPGTIGYVPQALEFDRGLPMTVDDFMAAMCQRRPAFLGLSKRYASAIGEALERVGMQDKRKRRMGALSGGERQRVLLAQGLIPAPQLLVLDEPMSALDEAGIQVFERLLNDWRAAGITVLWIEHDLEAVGRLASRVTGLNRRVLFDATPQEALTPERLLTLFSTHPRSAA; this is encoded by the coding sequence ATGACTTCCAAAGAAACGATTTCGAACGAACTCCAATCCCCTGTGGGAGCGAGTTTGCTCGCGAAGGCGCCGGGTCAGCCAACATCTTTATCGAATGACACACCGCATTCGCGAGCAAGTCGAATCGTCGCACCGTCGCTCCCACAAGTCTGTGGGCCGACTCTGGATTTTGCGGGGGTTGGTCTGACGCTGGGGCGCACAACGATTTTGGACAACGTCACCTTCCAGGTGCAGCCCGGCAGCGTGCATGCCCTGGTCGGCCCCAACGGTGGTGGCAAGAGTTCGCTGATAAAGACCCTGCTCGGGCAAATGCCGCATCAGGGCCAGCTCAGCCTGCAATGGCCCGACGAACCCGGCACCATCGGTTACGTGCCGCAGGCGCTGGAATTCGATCGCGGTCTGCCGATGACCGTCGACGATTTCATGGCTGCGATGTGTCAGCGACGCCCGGCGTTTCTCGGTTTGAGCAAGCGTTACGCCAGTGCCATTGGTGAAGCGCTGGAACGCGTCGGTATGCAGGACAAACGCAAGCGTCGCATGGGCGCGTTGTCCGGCGGTGAGCGGCAGCGGGTTCTGCTCGCCCAAGGGCTGATCCCGGCGCCGCAATTGCTGGTGCTGGATGAGCCGATGTCGGCCCTCGATGAAGCCGGGATTCAGGTATTCGAACGCCTGCTAAATGACTGGCGCGCGGCGGGCATCACTGTGTTGTGGATCGAGCACGACCTGGAAGCAGTCGGCCGTCTGGCCAGTCGTGTCACCGGTCTTAACCGTCGGGTGCTGTTCGATGCCACACCACAAGAGGCGCTGACCCCGGAACGCCTGCTGACGCTGTTCTCGACCCATCCACGGAGCGCTGCCTGA
- a CDS encoding response regulator: protein MHVLVCEDDELIASGIVAGLSAQGLTVEHVNTASKARAILKVAEFDVMVLDLGLPDEDGLKLLQQLRQSGLEIPVLILTARDSVTDRVDGLQAGADDYLLKPFDLRELFARLQTLLRRVAGRSVNLIEHGALTYDPSSRETMLAGQPVDLSRREQSLLQALLHNRGRVLSTEQLKDSVYGFNDELESNALNVHIHHLRSKLGKGIVETVRGLGYRLGPADGGDQGK from the coding sequence ATGCACGTACTGGTTTGCGAAGACGATGAACTGATCGCCAGCGGTATTGTTGCGGGGCTCAGTGCCCAAGGCCTGACCGTCGAACACGTCAACACGGCATCGAAGGCCCGCGCGATACTTAAAGTTGCTGAATTCGACGTGATGGTGCTCGATCTTGGCCTGCCCGACGAAGATGGCCTCAAGTTGCTGCAACAACTGCGTCAGAGCGGCCTGGAAATTCCGGTGCTGATCCTGACCGCGCGCGATTCGGTCACCGACCGTGTCGACGGCTTGCAGGCCGGGGCGGACGATTACCTGCTCAAACCATTCGATCTGCGTGAACTGTTCGCCCGTCTGCAAACCCTGTTGCGCCGGGTCGCCGGGCGCAGCGTAAACCTGATTGAGCACGGTGCACTGACGTACGACCCGAGCAGTCGCGAAACCATGCTGGCCGGGCAACCGGTGGACTTGTCGCGCCGCGAGCAATCGCTGTTGCAGGCGCTGCTGCACAATCGTGGCCGGGTGCTGTCCACCGAGCAATTGAAGGACAGTGTCTACGGCTTCAACGATGAACTGGAAAGCAACGCGCTGAACGTGCACATCCATCACCTGCGCAGCAAACTGGGCAAAGGCATCGTCGAAACCGTGCGCGGTCTGGGCTATCGCCTCGGCCCGGCTGACGGTGGAGATCAAGGCAAGTGA
- a CDS encoding MbtH family protein — MTSVFDREDILFQVVVNHEEQYSIWPDYKAVPEGWRTVGKSGLKKECLAYIEEVWTDMRPLSLRQKMEGQAAAQ; from the coding sequence ATGACGTCAGTATTCGACCGCGAGGACATCCTCTTTCAGGTCGTGGTCAACCACGAAGAGCAATACTCGATCTGGCCGGATTACAAAGCCGTGCCGGAAGGCTGGCGCACCGTGGGCAAGAGCGGCCTGAAAAAGGAATGCCTGGCCTACATCGAAGAAGTCTGGACTGACATGCGTCCACTGAGCCTGCGTCAGAAGATGGAAGGGCAGGCCGCAGCGCAATAA
- a CDS encoding GNAT family N-acetyltransferase — protein sequence MEAPICIRPATLADAGIISRIIERSIRIGCALDHRNDPSLVSQWIGRQSADFISALLADPHFYLCIASLADKPVGVGMAQASGDILLCHVQPESFRRGVGRALMLDLEGWLRIREAPHADLNSTRTGHAFYRRLGYCESAPTLEYQGLQTIPMHKLLIAPV from the coding sequence ATGGAAGCACCCATCTGCATTCGTCCGGCCACACTGGCCGACGCCGGCATCATCAGCCGCATCATCGAGCGTTCGATCCGCATTGGTTGTGCACTCGATCACCGTAACGATCCGTCACTCGTCAGCCAATGGATCGGCCGGCAATCCGCCGATTTCATCAGTGCTCTACTGGCCGATCCGCACTTCTATCTCTGCATAGCGTCGTTGGCGGACAAACCGGTCGGTGTCGGCATGGCGCAGGCCAGCGGCGACATTTTGCTGTGTCATGTCCAGCCGGAGTCATTTCGCCGGGGCGTCGGGCGGGCGCTGATGCTGGATCTGGAGGGCTGGTTGCGGATCCGCGAAGCGCCTCACGCGGATCTCAACAGTACGCGCACCGGTCACGCCTTTTATCGCCGTCTGGGCTATTGCGAGTCAGCGCCGACCCTCGAATACCAAGGCTTGCAGACCATACCCATGCACAAGTTGTTGATCGCGCCGGTCTGA